The following proteins are co-located in the Pyrobaculum calidifontis JCM 11548 genome:
- a CDS encoding ArsA family ATPase — protein MRQLLSQRGIKYIFFGGKGGVGKTVVAAATALYAAENLGERTLLASFNPVHSLTSLFQQDLSGGVIKQVQGVKNLWAIEVQYDDIVEKYKARITNLLKEMLKMAELSIDIKPLVDIATTNPAFHEAAAFDKMMDVVLKEGPNFDRVIFDMAAVANAVRLIGLSKLYGAWLQRTIKMRRETLSLKEQLSFRKEKVAKEIEQDPILLELQDLYNRYMKVRTVLTDPSSTRFVFVTIPTILSISVVQRFVEMVKAYEIPFGGVVVNMVIPREEAEADATGYIKSKYEEQAKNLELIRSAFGPHILAVVKQFPEEIVGLERLRMFTKELFS, from the coding sequence ATGAGACAGCTCCTATCTCAGCGGGGCATTAAGTACATCTTCTTCGGCGGGAAGGGCGGCGTGGGGAAGACCGTGGTCGCCGCAGCCACGGCCCTCTATGCCGCCGAGAATCTGGGCGAGAGGACGCTCTTGGCCAGCTTCAACCCCGTCCACTCTCTCACGTCGCTCTTCCAGCAAGACCTCTCCGGAGGAGTCATAAAGCAGGTGCAAGGCGTGAAAAACCTCTGGGCGATAGAGGTGCAGTACGACGACATTGTGGAAAAGTACAAGGCCCGCATCACGAACTTGCTCAAGGAGATGTTGAAGATGGCGGAGCTCTCGATCGACATAAAGCCTCTTGTGGACATAGCCACTACAAACCCGGCCTTCCACGAGGCGGCTGCCTTTGACAAAATGATGGACGTGGTGTTAAAGGAGGGGCCCAACTTCGACAGAGTCATCTTCGACATGGCCGCTGTGGCAAACGCGGTGAGGCTGATAGGCCTCTCGAAGCTGTATGGCGCCTGGCTTCAGAGGACGATAAAGATGCGCAGAGAGACCCTCTCGCTAAAGGAACAGCTCTCATTTAGAAAAGAGAAGGTGGCCAAGGAGATTGAGCAAGACCCAATCCTCCTCGAGCTACAAGACTTATACAACCGCTACATGAAAGTTAGAACCGTCTTGACAGACCCGTCCTCTACGCGGTTTGTCTTTGTAACAATACCCACAATCCTCTCCATCTCGGTAGTACAGAGATTCGTTGAAATGGTTAAGGCTTATGAGATACCGTTCGGTGGCGTCGTTGTAAATATGGTGATACCCCGCGAGGAGGCCGAGGCCGACGCCACTGGCTACATAAAGAGCAAGTACGAGGAGCAGGCGAAGAACTTGGAGCTGATAAGGTCCGCCTTCGGCCCCCACATACTCGCAGTGGTGAAGCAGTTCCCCGAGGAGATAGTGGGCTTGGAGAGGCTGAGGATGTTTACAAAAGAGCTATTTTCATGA
- the twy1 gene encoding 4-demethylwyosine synthase TYW1, whose amino-acid sequence MSCEVEPIGRYHVLEGPRIKIRASAGRALVERHYGFVGHAAVELCKWTREAIEGGKSCYKVKFYNAPAGGSHRCVEMSPVGLVCSNRCVYCWRPTEEFDAFVLDERFYLEPEEIVRGVLKERVRLLSGYWGHPEGKRRVKEALAPTHWAISLSGEPTMYPKLPELIKLIKSLPETKSVFLVTNGQHPEMIKRLWEEDALPTQLYLSTNAPNKELYYRVNVPVYNREDAWEKWLQSLDLLAVVPTRTVMRITLIRSLNYDERYIPQFAELVKRGNPHFVEVKSYMHLGHSTFRLKREDMLSHEEVKAWAYKLLEELRRIGADFVYMDDDEPSRIVVLQNMKRYVDRWIVPPASGNGSAPRSSK is encoded by the coding sequence GTGTCCTGCGAAGTTGAGCCCATTGGCCGCTACCACGTGTTGGAGGGGCCGCGGATTAAGATTAGGGCATCTGCCGGCAGGGCGCTCGTGGAGCGGCACTACGGCTTTGTGGGCCACGCCGCCGTGGAGCTCTGTAAGTGGACTAGGGAGGCCATCGAGGGGGGCAAGTCTTGCTACAAGGTGAAGTTCTACAACGCGCCGGCGGGGGGCTCCCACCGCTGTGTAGAGATGAGCCCCGTGGGGCTTGTATGTAGCAACCGTTGTGTCTACTGCTGGCGCCCCACGGAGGAGTTCGACGCCTTTGTCCTCGACGAGAGGTTCTACCTAGAGCCCGAGGAGATCGTGAGGGGGGTGTTGAAGGAGAGGGTGCGCCTCTTGTCGGGGTACTGGGGCCACCCCGAGGGGAAGAGACGCGTCAAGGAGGCGCTGGCGCCTACCCACTGGGCTATTTCCCTCTCGGGGGAGCCCACTATGTACCCAAAGTTGCCAGAGTTGATAAAGCTGATAAAGTCGCTCCCCGAGACCAAGTCCGTATTCCTTGTCACAAACGGCCAGCACCCAGAGATGATTAAGCGGCTTTGGGAAGAGGACGCCCTCCCCACGCAGCTCTACCTCTCCACTAACGCCCCCAACAAGGAGCTGTACTACAGGGTGAACGTCCCCGTGTACAACAGGGAGGACGCCTGGGAGAAGTGGCTCCAGTCGCTTGACCTACTCGCAGTGGTGCCCACGAGGACCGTCATGAGGATTACTCTGATAAGGAGCTTGAACTACGACGAGAGGTACATCCCGCAGTTCGCCGAGCTTGTCAAGAGGGGCAACCCCCACTTCGTCGAGGTAAAGAGCTACATGCACCTAGGCCACTCCACCTTCAGGCTGAAGAGGGAGGACATGTTGAGCCACGAGGAGGTCAAGGCTTGGGCATACAAGCTCTTGGAGGAGCTGAGGAGGATAGGCGCCGACTTTGTCTACATGGACGACGACGAGCCCAGCCGTATCGTCGTCTTGCAGAACATGAAGAGGTATGTAGACCGCTGGATTGTGCCCCCGGCTAGTGGCAACGGCTCTGCCCCACGTAGTTCAAAATAG
- a CDS encoding archaellum operon transcriptional activator EarA family protein: MALYKIARSLRRSRLRLAILKLLCEAGEPLYPALIARAVGASYENVLGALRGLGRRYRREESLLGLGLVKEVKVGGQRLYYADEEICKNLEDSLNGLL; encoded by the coding sequence ATGGCCCTGTACAAAATAGCGAGGTCTCTCAGGAGAAGTAGGCTGAGGCTGGCCATACTCAAGCTACTGTGCGAGGCGGGGGAGCCCCTCTACCCAGCCCTAATAGCCAGGGCAGTGGGGGCAAGCTACGAAAACGTGTTAGGGGCCCTGCGCGGGCTGGGGAGGCGGTATAGGCGCGAGGAATCCCTCCTCGGGCTCGGCTTGGTAAAAGAGGTCAAAGTGGGGGGCCAGAGGCTGTACTACGCCGACGAGGAGATCTGCAAAAACCTAGAAGACTCGCTAAACGGCCTCCTATAG